The genomic region aaatatatattttagtcttCCTACTTTTTGAAAtcggttaaaaatatttaccgccAACCAAACGAAATATAGTAAGCACGAAATTGTCAACATAATGTTTTTAACCTGATTGCTTAGATTAGTTTCATTTtagaataagtattttttagcTTATATAAGAATGACTGTTAATTTTCAAGTTTAaggcattttaaatttatttcttttaatctaTCTCCGATGACAAACTAaggacttaaatataattaacaataaatattttgtcatcgTAACTGAATTCATTAGTgctattaaactttttttctatGATCCCTAGTAAGCAATATGTGTAAGAATAATATGCATATGTGTAAAAACATGGCTTGACCGACATTTTTTTGTTCTTGATTTTTAATCAAGTGATCGAAggtaaagacaaaaaaatattgtgcagTGCTACTCCACTCATTTTTTGGGACTTTGTAATTCCGACATTAAAACGTGCGTGTAAGGTTAAATTTGTTTAGATGTATGTTGGCCAGGAAGTAAGGTCATCAGagtgtcacggtagcatgcgcaagcgatcccgtggcgctccacgttaagatggaaagggtaccgctggttttttagtgggtattccaatgttcggggcgcactcggcgccttggacaccggcgagccccacataccctcccactgttcccgtgggagaaacgcgtGACGCGTTTtcccagcgttaaaaaaaaggaagtcgtaaaaaataattgctttttgTACATAGTTTTGTGAAAACAGCTTAAACATTGCAAAAAAAGGTTGAACGTAcattactgtattttttaattttcactaaaattacttaaacacAATTGGCGACAGTTTTAAGAGAACTTTTGTATGGGCTTGTTGTAACTAGTATAATATTGATTgaagtacaagggacataatatttatttattttaatgccaTGGTGGCGATTTGACGTTGTATGGGGTGGCATCTATTTCTTGCAGTTCCAGTGTTTTTGTAAGTGGCAATTTGTTGAGAATAGATGTGACCATCAGACACTTCGGCTGCTCTGTCTGCTTGCACGATACGTTTCTATTCCCGCGCGTGAGGCTGCCCGCTCACCTGCCTAGTACGTGCGTATGACGGGCGGCACGGTCTTGCACTCGGCCTGGTCCAGCGTGTGGTCGATGACGGGGCGGTAGCTCAGCTTGGTGGCGCCGCTGTCGGGGTCCGTCTCCGCGAGGGTGTGCTTCCTCCAGTGCTGCTCGAATGTCAGCTTCGTCTGTAATCAACGTTGCTATGCTGTTCATTTTGTAAACAACAATTTTTACAAACGTATTTGATGTTAATTAACCCTAACATATTTCTTTGacaaaaattaatagttttaattagaAAAACAGTAGAACACATACTGTGAGCAATATGACTTATTCAAAAATGtagatcatatttttatatattggggGGCTCTCACTCTCacaagaaatattaagattGGAGTTAGGAAGctatttaaagataaatggtGATCTTCTAATCTAGTTTATCTGAGATATGAGGACCTGCGTCAATTATATGCAGGGCGATCACCAGTTTCACTTTATTTCACTTGATTATTAACaagtatattatttgttttcattaaagaGACTTACGCAAGCATAAACAACAGCGACACACTAGCTCATGTTGATCAAGAAGAACGTATGCGTCGTTCTTTTGCACCAAATATCAGTCAGCTCTcacacatattaatataaaaaattagacCGCGACCTCGTTAGTTAGTAGGTTAATCATCAACAATAACCTGTCCTTCCAAAGATTTGGAATAGTCGTATTCATCTCTGCGAGTCTTGAAGTCCTCCCTCGCATGCGCCCCGCGAGACTCCTCTCTAGCCAGCGCGCCCTCCACTATCTGCACTGCATTGATGAGcaggttctgtagttccagggTCTCCACCAGGTCGCTGTTCCAGATCAGCGACCGATCCGATATTTTAACGTCCTTCATTTGTTTGTAGATGTCGTGGATTTGATGCTGACCTATTCGTTTCGTAGAAATTAAtgagtgttttatatttttaataatagaagccttgaaaacatttataagaatttgatttataaaatttccttAAATTAAACGCCTCTTACCTTCCTCCAAAGTATTTTTCTGTCTGAATACTGCGGCATTCTTCTGCATGCACTTTTGCATGCGCAAGCGCAGGTCGGCTGTTGAAATGCTGCCATTTGCGAATCGGATGCGGTCTAAGTTTGCGATACTTTCTTGTCCAGTcgtctgtataaatatttaggttttgttttaatctacatcatttatatcagttttatctaatataacatatgataaactataaaaaaattatactttctGAACATACAACATGTATACTGCTAGTTGTTTCAGCTTTCTTTTAATCTCAAAACGGATGAAGTCTTAAAAAgctagtaataattattaacttatctCAATtcctatatatacaaaaaatattcttttgataaattacaagtgaatatatattctatattcaaaatgaattttcgttttataaatCTAATACTAACAAACTAAAAGTAATACAAACacataatttagtttaaaaatatatataattataataataaacttttgctTTCACGTCATAGGTCAGAGTATATGCTTGGTGCGTAATTATGGTACCTACATACTTTATTGTTTCTATGAGACGAGTTAAATAGGCTCATACTGCATGTAAACTGTGAGATAACTTTTAACACTGCCGGTCAATACACGTGTCTACACGCGCCAATACGCGAGtgatatattcaatttataattaaagtaaaacacGCAAAACGAAAACATTtgtattgaaaatgtttttctttttttttaataaccattTCGTTTTTATTGAGTAGATAACGTTTACATGaagatatttacttttaaataataaaataatcgcaCCAAGGAATATCCAGTTCAACCAAACATTTTTCAATTGATAAAGTTTAAATggcattttattatatctttatatatgtatgtgtgtacatatatatattggtggtagagctgtgtgcaaactcgtctgggtaggtaccacccactcatcagatattctaccgcaaaacagtagtacttgtattgttgtattccggttttcggtgagtgagccagtgtaatcacaggcacaaggaacataacatcttagttcccaaggttggtggcgcattggctatataaacgatggttaacatttcttacaaagccaatgtctatgggcgttggagacCACTTATCATCTGGTGGCCCAAATGATCGTTcacctacatattttataaaaaaaaattatcgagtTACGCCTCTACGCTTATTATTACCACGATTAAGACTTGATATGAGTATGATAGTTTGAAAGTTCTAGTTTGGTACATTAATCTAATTAGCATAAACAAAATCTTATCTTCAACAGTATACATTCAATACCATTTGTAGGTCAGATAAGACGAGAGAAAGTCCAATCGGATATTGTCACGTTTTATATGTggagatttatttattgacgtGGAGAAAACTTAgacaatatcatattatatacttgataTGGTTTGTAAGGAGTGGAGCAAGAAGAAAAATTTGTAAGAAAATGtgtttcaaattgttttttttttatgttatagatatgTGGACAGGCAAATGACCCACCCAGTGTTAAGTGGTCATAGTCATGTCGCCCATAGTCACTGGCGATGtgagaagtattaaccattcgttacatcgccgatgcgccaccaaccttggaaacaaagatgctatgtccctcgTACCCGTAGTTACACTCGctcaacaaaaatatgtataataaagcaATAGTCACAGTAAAGGTTCACGTCAGACTAGTAAGGTACGGGGCGGGTCGGACCTCCTTGAGCGGCGCCTGCGCGTCGCCCGGGCGGCTGGTGTCGGCGACGGTGATGGCGCAGGCGCGGCCGAACACGACGATGTCGAGCAGCGAGTTGGCGCCGAGCCGGTTGGCGCCGTGCACCGACGCGCACGACGCCTCGCCCGCCGCCAGCAGCCCCGGCACCACGCGGTCCGCGCCGCTGTAGTGGGTGATCACCTGCGCACACAGCCATGAGCTCATTGGCACTAATCCTAAATAGAGTACCGACTTGTAAGCGTTTGCTGGGATTTgtaggccttctctccttttgaggaaaacAAATTACCAGCGCCATGGCGAAAAATTCATATActcataatttacttattacgGTCTATACGtagatatttacatatatacatacaaagtaACACAATATGGTTAggattttttcttcattttagCAACATTCTTAATAAGTGAACATGCTCAAAAATGGCAATGTTCTGTTTGTCTTTTCaagtcaataatattatatttgaagtaaaaatattacaataacattattatattgtaaatatactacaattatattataaatatttaagtttacacCTAACAATTATTCATTCGgtcttgattaaaaaaatatataatttatttattatataaaaaagtcacaTTCAAGTAAATTTACACAATATCTTAAAGTACAAATAAATGGGTCCTTCGCTCTCCATCACTAACTGCTATtagaaaatttgtattataattactatcatAGCATCTCTGAAGTGCAGCAACACCTTTGTattactcgttttttttttagtaacagcGTGGTAAGATAGTTCTACAATGTACgatgaaattaattatctatgCAATATAAGTGTTGGATAAACTAACTCCTGATTCTCTTGCCGGTTCTTCATGCTAGAagctacattccgaaccggtcgtaactttaaattgaaatatatatatagattattaatcTAGTTAAAGAACATTTCAAAATTGCTggatttatacaatatatgacCTGATACTGagcataatttaaaacaaaaaccttATATCTGCTTATTGAATGTTGTTTGTTTTCagttattttctaatataacttgatgattacaataataaagtaacaaGTTTATCAACTTTGAGTagcattttgattttaattaatcttaccTCTCCTCTAAAGTTGGTGGGTGTACCGCCCATGTTGTAATGTACGGTGGGCAACACAGGAATGGGTTCTTTGGTGACATCGACGCCAGCAAAGATCATAGCTGTCTCGGATATTCCAGGCAGACGTTGCTTCAGTTGTTCAGGAGGCAAATGGTGGAGCTGGAGGTGGACATGGTCTTTCTCTGGGCCGCAACCGCGACctgaagattattatttaaaactacatTGTCAATTTgtgtaaattagttttaatagcATCTAATTTGTACTGTTAATTgaatggttgatatttataaataataaaataattctgtaaaatcTACTTTATATCTTATTTAGTTTTATGCAAATATTGACACAAAAACGGCATTCAATTATACAATAATcagtttctatatattatacaatatcgtACCTTCCATAATCTCTACAGTCATAGCTCTCGACACGACGTCTCGACTGGCGAGGTCCTTTGCTACGGGCGCATATCTTTCCATGAAACGTTCGCCTTTTGCGTTAACTAAGAACCCTCCTTCTCCACGACAGCCCTCCGTCATGAGACATCCAGCGCCGTAGATACCTGGAAAATTAATCGCGAAATGAGCTTTGTTTAATTCATAAATACCGTTTACCAAATTATAAGCTATGTAAGTATACTTATTGAGAAGTTTTCTTCATTAAGGGTTTTCATTGTCAATGTCAATCTGAAGTGTATTGTAAGTGTACAAAGGGTGAATTTCTAGGGTAAATTTGACCTTAATTTAcacagaaaattatttatattataacttatcgTTAGCTATCAATCTTTTTACGCTAAAAATGTTACTGAGTTAGATATGTCGTCGCGAAATTttctgtacatttttttttaagtttcctTTAAGTACCTATGATTCAGTAGTACAGTTGAGTTCACGTAAGCCGCCCAAAAACACGTTTAAATGAAAGACTtgattaaaagataatattatatgtctACCATCATCAATATGAATATGAGTTTTTATAtcctaaaatattttcacataaATTACGTAAATAACGAAACAAGTGTAGAACAGACGATAACGACTcgacttaattttataagtactatttataaaactcGTGTtgcaataattatgaaataaacaaaaaacccTCGCAGGCGAATTAAATGGTACGTTCAGTCGAGTATATCGAgaaattataagaatttattatttttaattaatgcttCATCGGATGATTACGTAACTATATTTTAGCTTTATAGTTATAGTAAgacttgattaatattttaatgtagtttGGTGGGATTGAATAGGATATTTAACCACTCACTTTATTTTAAGGCTTAGAGACCTCATTTCAGATTTAAgacataagtttttattaaattttgtttgtattgtaaaGAAATGAAATGCTAAAAAGAAATGCTATCCCCATTTCCGATCGTTATcaccacttttttttattaaaatagacgtTTAAAAGTATGGATCGCCAAGCCATtcatatatttgacgagccggttggcgtggttggtaggtgcttgcctttcacgccgaaggttgtgggttcaattcccacccaggacagatgtttgtgtgcatgagcatgtctgtttgtcctgggtctggttgtgattatctatataagtatgtatttacaaaagaaaaatagtatacgtagtatatcagttgtctggtttccatagcacaagctctgtacaagcttaatttgggatcagatggccgtgtgtgaaaaatgtcccaggatattattattattattataagcgttACCACCACTGTCCATAAAGACAGGCTGACACTCACGTATTTATACTTGATAACTAGTTGAGTATTGATTAACCCTTAAAAATCCGCTTTACCTTGAATTTATAATCACTATAATGTAACCAATAGAAAGTCTTACAATACAACTACTCGTCAtaattctgaaaaaaataaaattcatagttTCACATCTTGTTACGACAATcgctattgtttatattataaataccggTATCAAATAGATACCAACTTAAATGGTGTGAGATTTAAGAGTAAGATAAGATAACTGTTGTATCATGCTTacgttatacaaaatatttgcagTCCGCGAATATCTGTGTTTGTAGAAAATAAGAtcacataacataacatttatttgcAGAGAGTATTAATCCTTGTGATACGGTCGTGTACTAAAAGCGTTCAATACGACACAAGTGCTCACCGGTGGGGTGGAACTGCACGAACTCCATGTCCTCGTTCTGCaggcgcgcgcgcgccgccatGGCCGTGCCGTCGCCCGTGCACGTGTGCGCCGACGTGCAGCTGAAGTACGCGCGCCCCGTGCCGCCCGTCGCCAGGATCGTGTTCTTCGCTTGGAACCTCCAATGTCACAGGGGCTATTATAATCGCCATCTCTCGATTCcacacattataataaataaaaaagtatatgtcAGCTGCTTTTAGTGTATTCTTATTTtcttatatgtttatttgtttatagaatagggaggcggacgagcatatgggccacctgatggtaagtggtcaccaacgcccatagacattggcattataagaaatgttaaccatcgcttacatcaccaatgcgccatcaaccttgggaactaaggtgtcaTGTCACTTGTGCCTAAGAATTATGTTATGTTTGTTGACCCAGGGCAGACAGACAATAGTTTCTAATATTATGTATCGACCTAAGCGCCAATAATGATAACGTATTGTAAAGGAACAATGAGTTAATTATGTGTAATATTGAAATCTATCGAACGAACACATAAGCGCCTAAACTACCCGCATTGtggtgggaatcgaagccaTATCATCATATCTATCAATTCCTTACTTCTTGCGCCATTAATCAGAAATAAccagaatatttatattactaaaaataatgtataaactaataaataataataatgatgaaacagaatgtttttaacatattattggaagtaaatgtttttttccttataattattatttttcacaccaatagttttaatttaaagaggGTGAATCTGTGAAGGcaggttttttttgtaataatattaggtccttacatatgaaattagcgttttgtcgtactgaccactttgatttgaaatatctcctctttggttaagaattccaaattcaaatttataaattcatttagctggtaaatttgagttttgaaaacagtcattcatttgttttttccttattatttttttctttggcgtcgcttattgccgcacaatggaaaacatgaaatgaagaattaaagactattgtggaagcggatccatcacaaagcacaagtaagtgataaaactgtagtaatccacttgaagcaaatcggtaaagtaaaaaaacttgaaagatgggtacctcatgaattgagtgaatagaacttgcaaacacgcgtcgactttagtgttactttgctcaaccgacacaataatgaaggattttaaatcgaatcattacttgtgatgaaaagtggatactgtacgataatcagaAGAgttcgtcgcaatggctgaaccctggagacacagccaaatcctgcccttaacgaaaattgactcagaaaaagttacttgtgagtgtttggtggactagcaccggtgtcgttcactacagctttctaaaatctggccaaacgattacggcagatatcttattgtcagcaactgcaaaccatgaaggaagaactagctgctaaacaactgagattggtcaatcgctctaggccactgctgcttcacgacaacgcaagaccacacactgtacaacaaacaaccactaagttagatgagctacagttggaatgtctgcgacatccaccgtactccccggaccttgctccaacagattaccattttttccggaatttggacaacttcttacaaggaaaaaaaattcaaattcaatgcggcagtccaaactgccttcaaagagtttattgattctggccccaatggtttttttagtaaagggatatATAAAGTACCTATGAGATAGCAAaagtgcatactttgattaattaaatatatttaacaaaaaaaaattgactttatattcctcccatacaaaacgccaatttcatatgtaaggaactaatatatacatatatattgttctaattgtgttgtgtttattattctgTGATCACACATGCCTGGTGTATTCCTGTATTTGTAACAATTATAACgataaattttgtttagttACATGGAGATATTGTAATAGCTATAATCAGTAGGTTTAAGAAGTGCTATAATTTGTATCATTAAATTTCCATTTGTCGTCGATAACCAATGCCGTTTTAATGTGAAGTCTGATTAGgctgtttatttatatgaaaattttcaataagtaAAATAAGACTGATTATGGCTAAACATAAAGACCGAGATCAACGGCTTACATGCTTTTCAAAACTTTGCAATGCAAGTTGTACATTGCCAACTTCCTAACTAGTGTGAACAAACAAGAAAATGGTACTGAGAATTGATTGCcagaaaaaaaacgtttttatttctattttatttaactggGACCTCAGAATCTAATAAAGTAAAAGTTAGTCGTTGCACAAAGGTGTAACAAGTAATGCATAATCTTTGAtgcgaaaaatattatttatatctgtcTTATCTAATGAAAACCACTGAATTGAAATGCAATTCAATGAGATGATATGAAAGCCCATGGATAagcatttattgtattaaaaagtcATTAAGTCAGTCGCTTTAGCtatgtttttgtaaattcatatatctataattttatagtcTATTCACACAATTTGTTTATACAATTaactatgatattttatttctactaGGATTTATCTTTTTCATCAAAAACTTTAGTGCAGCTGTGTCAATGtttgatgtttatattattacaatatcagtttaaatttatcaaattttaaagtaaactattattgtttgttttaaatagttGAATGGgaataatgtttatgtatttgttacCTGTGTAAAGTTCCATCTTCAAGGTTGATCGCGATGCACCCTTTGCAGACACCATCCTCCATAAGCAGATCCAATGCAAAGTATTCAATGAAGTATTCACAGTCGTAGCGTAAGGATTGGCCATAGAGTGTGTGAAGCAGGGAATGACCAGTTCTGTTGTAATTTTGAAgttgttactttaaatattatgaactactatttaaatagtaaaaaagcaATTTCAAGTAGAATGTTAATgcaatctatatttataattagttatttattgaaaagaTTAAATGTAGCCATATCTAAATACATTGCAGCTCTATAATCTGTTGGAATTTCAAATTAGGTTgtaagctttttttaaaattagtgtTATTAAGCTTTTCATTTACCTGTCAGCAACAGCACAGCACCTATGTGCCTGTCCACCCTTGCCAAATTTAAGAGATTGACCTCCAAAGGCTCTTTGATAAATCTTTCCTTCGGGTGTACGAGAGAAAGGCATACCATAGTTATCCAGCTCAATTACAGCATGTGGTGCTTCTTTTGTCATGTAGTGGATGGCATCCTAGAAAATTTTATATGGTAATATTGGAGAAATAATATAGTTTGATgggcaattttaatttattggatATAAAAACACCATTGTGTCACTTCACTTTCATGacgcaataatttttaaactttttaattgcaATGGAGAAATATAATccctataaattaaattgtagaataattgaataatttaagaaacaatgtttttattattattgtataaagttAGAGGCTTCTCACAATTATCATAAAAGTTATTCTCCAAAAATACTtttgtctaataaaaaaatatataaggtagtttttcttttaaattattacccTTTATATTTgggtcaatataaatattgtaatattaagtattagcATATATCTAAATCTTTTAATTACTACTttctaaatgattattataagcTTCACTTACCTGGTCACCAAGCCAGTCAGAGCCCTTTACTGTATCATACATATGCCATAACCAACTATCTTCTTCCATGttacctaaaaatatttattagatttgaGTAAGTTTGTTTATTGAGACCATTATGTTTGGAAACCATTGTTCCAATACTGACCTAAGGCAGCATTAATGCCTCCTTGAGCAGCTACGGTGTGAGATCTGGTAGGAAACAGCTTAGTAACAACAGCAGTCTTAAATCCTTCCTGGACTAAACCAAATGCAGCTCTTAAACCTGCCCCACCAGCCCCTATTACCAATGCATCATGTTGATGATCAATAACTGTATATGCCTTTGTTGTATTAGAGTTA from Nymphalis io chromosome 11, ilAglIoxx1.1, whole genome shotgun sequence harbors:
- the LOC126771923 gene encoding succinate dehydrogenase [ubiquinone] flavoprotein subunit, mitochondrial; this encodes MSALMKAAINRSPASLASYLYRNLHLSVGGASPLKDASVNSNTTKAYTVIDHQHDALVIGAGGAGLRAAFGLVQEGFKTAVVTKLFPTRSHTVAAQGGINAALGNMEEDSWLWHMYDTVKGSDWLGDQDAIHYMTKEAPHAVIELDNYGMPFSRTPEGKIYQRAFGGQSLKFGKGGQAHRCCAVADRTGHSLLHTLYGQSLRYDCEYFIEYFALDLLMEDGVCKGCIAINLEDGTLHRFQAKNTILATGGTGRAYFSCTSAHTCTGDGTAMAARARLQNEDMEFVQFHPTGIYGAGCLMTEGCRGEGGFLVNAKGERFMERYAPVAKDLASRDVVSRAMTVEIMEGRGCGPEKDHVHLQLHHLPPEQLKQRLPGISETAMIFAGVDVTKEPIPVLPTVHYNMGGTPTNFRGEVITHYSGADRVVPGLLAAGEASCASVHGANRLGANSLLDIVVFGRACAITVADTSRPGDAQAPLKETTGQESIANLDRIRFANGSISTADLRLRMQKCMQKNAAVFRQKNTLEEGQHQIHDIYKQMKDVKISDRSLIWNSDLVETLELQNLLINAVQIVEGALAREESRGAHAREDFKTRRDEYDYSKSLEGQTKLTFEQHWRKHTLAETDPDSGATKLSYRPVIDHTLDQAECKTVPPVIRTY